One Brachyspira pilosicoli P43/6/78 genomic window carries:
- a CDS encoding FAD binding domain-containing protein: protein MVNTLTAKNINEALELKLKHNAIIFAGGTDLMVEHLRGSNLIAKFERPVLFINEIDELKGIKEDENNIIIGTLTTFDEIIKSPLIPQVLKDSALGIAGPPIRNIATIGGNICNASPSADSLPSLYAMDSVLILKSKDSQREVKIKDFITGVSKTTIKDDEILTHIVIPKKNYEYSFYKKIGTRKANALSKLAICALVCKENNKYRFKISFCTLGITVTRDESIEEKFAVSDISEWKNKIKDIQEAYSSIMKPRDSARSTALYRKKCALNLIEYFLEEALKNIC, encoded by the coding sequence ATGGTAAATACTTTGACAGCTAAAAATATTAATGAGGCTTTGGAATTAAAACTAAAGCATAATGCGATAATTTTTGCAGGCGGCACTGATTTAATGGTAGAGCATTTAAGAGGAAGCAATTTAATAGCTAAATTTGAAAGACCTGTGTTATTCATAAATGAAATAGATGAATTAAAAGGCATAAAAGAAGATGAGAATAATATCATAATAGGGACATTAACTACATTTGATGAAATAATAAAATCTCCTCTAATTCCTCAAGTATTAAAAGATAGTGCTTTGGGTATAGCAGGACCTCCTATTAGAAATATTGCTACTATTGGAGGAAATATTTGCAATGCTTCGCCTTCTGCTGATAGTTTGCCTTCGCTTTATGCAATGGATTCAGTTTTAATATTAAAAAGTAAAGACTCACAAAGAGAAGTAAAAATAAAAGATTTTATCACTGGTGTAAGTAAAACTACAATAAAAGATGATGAAATACTTACTCATATTGTAATACCTAAAAAAAATTATGAATATTCTTTTTACAAAAAAATAGGCACAAGAAAAGCTAATGCATTATCTAAACTTGCTATATGTGCTTTAGTTTGCAAAGAGAATAATAAATATAGATTTAAAATAAGTTTTTGTACTTTAGGAATTACAGTTACAAGAGATGAAAGTATAGAAGAGAAGTTTGCTGTTTCAGATATCAGTGAATGGAAAAATAAAATAAAAGATATACAGGAAGCGTATTCTTCTATTATGAAACCAAGAGATAGTGCAAGATCAACTGCTTTATATAGAAAAAAATGTGCTTTAAATTTAATAGAATATTTTTTGGAGGAAGCACTAAAAAATATCTGTTAA
- the ygeW gene encoding knotted carbamoyltransferase YgeW, producing the protein MGIQKYISKLDSLEFGKMYKNDFFLTWDKTFDELQAVWTVADALRFLRESNISTKVFDSGLGISLFRDNSTRTRFSFASACNLLGLEVQDLDEGKSQIAHGETVRETANMVSFMADVIGIRDDMYIGKGHEYMKEVSESVRQGYNDGILEQIPTLVNLQCDRDHPTQMMADSLHFIHELGGLENLRGKKVAMTWAYSPSYGKPLSVPQGAAGLFTRLGMDVALAYPKGYELMPEVEAIAKKNAEAAGVKLTITNDMDEAFENADVVYPKSWAPFAAMQERTDLYGKGDTDGIKALEKRLLEQNAKHKDWCCTEEKMKKTKDGKALYLHCLPADINDVSCKDGEVAASVFDRYRVPLYKQASYKPYVIAAMIFLSKFRDPQAILSKLASDGKPRVFGY; encoded by the coding sequence ATGGGTATACAAAAATATATTTCAAAACTCGATAGCCTTGAATTTGGAAAAATGTATAAAAATGACTTTTTCCTTACTTGGGACAAAACTTTTGATGAATTACAAGCTGTTTGGACTGTTGCTGATGCTTTAAGATTTTTAAGAGAAAGCAACATATCTACTAAAGTTTTTGATTCTGGTTTAGGTATTTCTTTATTCAGAGATAACTCTACTAGGACTCGTTTCTCTTTTGCTTCTGCTTGTAACCTTTTAGGTTTAGAAGTACAAGACTTAGACGAAGGTAAAAGCCAAATCGCTCATGGTGAAACTGTTAGAGAAACTGCTAACATGGTATCTTTCATGGCTGATGTTATAGGTATCAGAGATGATATGTATATTGGTAAAGGTCATGAATATATGAAAGAAGTTTCTGAGTCTGTAAGACAAGGTTACAATGATGGTATATTAGAGCAAATTCCTACTCTAGTTAACTTACAGTGTGACAGAGACCACCCAACTCAAATGATGGCTGACTCTTTACACTTTATCCACGAATTAGGCGGATTAGAAAACTTAAGAGGTAAAAAAGTTGCTATGACTTGGGCTTATTCACCTTCTTACGGTAAACCTCTTTCTGTACCTCAAGGTGCTGCTGGTTTATTCACTAGATTAGGTATGGACGTTGCTTTAGCTTATCCAAAAGGTTATGAGCTTATGCCTGAAGTTGAAGCTATTGCTAAGAAAAATGCTGAAGCTGCTGGCGTTAAATTAACTATCACTAATGATATGGACGAAGCTTTTGAAAATGCTGATGTTGTTTATCCTAAATCTTGGGCTCCATTTGCTGCTATGCAAGAGAGAACAGACCTTTATGGTAAAGGCGACACTGACGGAATAAAAGCTCTTGAAAAGAGATTATTAGAGCAAAATGCTAAACATAAAGATTGGTGCTGTACTGAAGAAAAAATGAAGAAAACTAAAGACGGAAAAGCATTATACTTACACTGCTTACCTGCTGACATTAATGATGTTAGCTGTAAAGATGGTGAGGTTGCTGCTTCTGTATTTGACAGATATAGAGTACCTCTTTACAAACAAGCTAGCTACAAACCATATGTTATAGCTGCTATGATTTTCTTATCTAAATTCAGAGACCCTCAAGCTATATTAAGCAAATTAGCTTCTGACGGCAAACCAAGAGTATTTGGTTATTAA
- a CDS encoding (2Fe-2S)-binding protein has protein sequence MAISFTVNNKKINTELNPLTRLIDFLRDELKLTGTKEGCGEGECGACAVLMNGKVVNSCLIPIALCEGKEILTIEGYTETEKGKIVTKAFIDEGAVQCGFCTPGMVMSTEAILNDTKGNPTEEEVRRGLSGNLCRCTGYDHIVNAVLRASEMASKEGKKLW, from the coding sequence ATGGCTATAAGTTTTACTGTTAATAATAAAAAAATTAATACAGAATTAAATCCGCTTACTAGATTAATAGATTTTTTGAGAGATGAATTAAAACTTACAGGTACTAAAGAAGGCTGCGGAGAGGGTGAATGCGGTGCTTGTGCTGTTTTGATGAACGGCAAGGTTGTTAATTCTTGTTTAATTCCTATAGCTTTATGCGAGGGAAAAGAAATTTTAACTATAGAAGGTTATACAGAAACAGAGAAAGGAAAAATAGTAACAAAAGCTTTTATTGATGAGGGCGCTGTGCAATGCGGTTTTTGTACTCCTGGAATGGTGATGTCAACAGAGGCTATTTTGAATGATACAAAAGGAAATCCTACTGAAGAAGAAGTTAGAAGAGGGCTTTCTGGAAACTTATGCAGATGTACTGGTTATGACCATATAGTTAATGCTGTATTAAGAGCTTCTGAAATGGCTTCAAAGGAGGGTAAAAAATTATGGTAA
- the yqeC gene encoding selenium cofactor biosynthesis protein YqeC: protein MYKPNEYTDSINSHSFDKKNIIVLGKEYDEKKLMYAGDDELNNAIKYADIILIEADGAKHYPIKIPNENEPVIPDVLLGQISKIVIIMGLHALNRKFYEVCFRYNLCKEIDKNKIVDIETIKFIANKYYINKLKNKCSNIQLYLNDFTQDKNINYKKTAFIILASGNSKRFNGNKLLHKFNSLNNKTLFENTIDKISNVVKLLKKYKKLKNLETSIIVVSIYDEIINKEFENKYYSVIYNNNHNAGISSSIKLGLKEAIKEGSDSFAFFVCDMPFLGSDDIFNMIKYFYFSQKNIGAMFTKDRVSNPAIFSSKYIDDILKLENDEGASKIIKKNINDTFLYTIDEMKLIDIDKREDLK, encoded by the coding sequence ATTTATAAACCAAATGAATATACTGACAGTATTAATTCTCATTCATTTGACAAGAAAAATATAATAGTACTTGGTAAAGAATATGATGAAAAAAAGCTAATGTATGCTGGAGATGATGAATTAAATAATGCTATCAAATATGCTGACATAATATTAATAGAAGCTGATGGAGCAAAACATTATCCTATAAAAATACCTAATGAAAATGAGCCTGTTATACCTGATGTATTATTAGGACAAATTTCTAAAATAGTTATAATAATGGGGCTTCATGCTTTAAATAGAAAATTTTACGAAGTTTGTTTTAGATACAATTTATGCAAGGAAATAGATAAAAATAAAATTGTAGATATTGAAACTATCAAATTTATTGCAAACAAATACTACATTAACAAATTAAAAAATAAATGCAGTAATATTCAATTATACTTAAATGATTTTACACAAGATAAAAATATTAATTATAAAAAAACTGCATTTATAATTCTTGCTTCTGGAAATAGCAAACGTTTTAACGGCAACAAATTACTTCATAAATTTAATTCTCTTAATAATAAAACATTGTTTGAAAACACAATTGATAAAATATCTAATGTAGTAAAATTATTAAAAAAATATAAAAAGTTAAAAAACTTAGAAACTTCTATAATTGTTGTAAGCATATATGATGAAATAATAAATAAAGAGTTTGAAAATAAATATTATTCTGTTATCTATAATAACAATCATAATGCTGGAATAAGCTCATCAATAAAACTCGGACTTAAAGAAGCAATAAAAGAAGGCTCTGACAGTTTTGCTTTTTTTGTATGCGACATGCCTTTTTTAGGAAGTGATGATATATTTAATATGATAAAGTATTTTTATTTTAGTCAAAAAAATATAGGAGCTATGTTTACAAAAGACAGAGTTTCTAACCCTGCAATTTTTTCTTCTAAATATATTGATGATATTCTAAAACTAGAAAATGATGAAGGAGCATCAAAAATTATAAAGAAAAATATTAATGATACTTTTTTATATACAATAGATGAAATGAAGTTAATAGATATAGATAAAAGAGAAGATTTAAAATAA
- a CDS encoding FprA family A-type flavoprotein: protein MHCVRKVTEDLYWVGANEHRLALFENVHPLTRGVSYNSYLLLDEKTVLFDTVDWAVCRQFLDNIEYVLNGKKLDYMIINHMEPDHAASIEEVLIRHPETQVIATEKAFMFMDQFGFTITDDKKIQVKEGDSRKFGKHEIHFIAAQMVHWPEAMVSFDSTNGVLFSADAFGSFIAIDGRLFADEVNFDREWLDEARRYYTNIVGKYGPHVQHLLKKAGGIIDKIKMLCPLHGPVWRKDLGYILEKYNKWSTYEPETKGVLIVYASMYGNTEAMAGVVASKLAEKGVTNTVMYDVSSTHVSYLISETFKYSHVILASVTYNLNIYPPMHNYLDDMRALNVQKRKFAIIENGSWAPKSGALMQEFIENNLKQCEIIDPQVSVSSSMKDANIGEIDSLVDAIVESMK from the coding sequence ATGCATTGCGTTAGAAAAGTTACTGAAGATTTATATTGGGTTGGAGCTAATGAACATCGTTTGGCTCTATTTGAAAATGTTCACCCTTTAACTAGAGGGGTTTCTTATAACTCTTATCTTTTATTAGATGAAAAAACTGTTCTTTTTGATACTGTTGATTGGGCAGTTTGCAGACAATTCTTAGATAATATAGAATATGTTTTAAACGGTAAAAAACTTGATTATATGATAATCAACCACATGGAACCTGACCATGCTGCTTCTATTGAAGAAGTATTGATTCGTCACCCTGAAACTCAAGTTATTGCTACTGAAAAAGCATTCATGTTTATGGATCAATTTGGTTTCACTATTACTGATGACAAAAAAATTCAAGTAAAAGAAGGTGATTCTAGAAAATTTGGTAAGCATGAAATTCACTTCATTGCTGCTCAAATGGTTCACTGGCCTGAAGCTATGGTTAGTTTCGATAGCACTAATGGTGTTTTATTCTCTGCTGATGCTTTCGGTTCTTTCATTGCTATAGACGGAAGATTGTTTGCTGATGAAGTTAACTTCGACAGAGAATGGCTTGATGAAGCTAGAAGATATTATACTAACATCGTTGGTAAATATGGTCCTCATGTACAGCATCTACTTAAAAAAGCTGGCGGTATAATAGACAAAATTAAAATGCTTTGTCCTTTACATGGACCAGTTTGGAGAAAAGATTTAGGTTACATTCTTGAAAAATACAACAAATGGAGCACTTATGAGCCTGAAACTAAAGGTGTATTAATCGTTTATGCTTCTATGTATGGTAATACTGAAGCTATGGCTGGTGTTGTTGCTTCTAAATTGGCTGAAAAAGGTGTTACTAACACTGTTATGTATGATGTTTCAAGCACTCATGTTTCTTATTTGATTTCTGAAACTTTCAAATATAGCCATGTTATTCTTGCTTCTGTTACTTACAACTTGAATATTTATCCTCCTATGCATAATTATTTAGATGATATGAGAGCTCTTAATGTTCAAAAACGTAAGTTCGCTATCATAGAAAATGGTTCTTGGGCTCCTAAATCTGGTGCTTTGATGCAAGAGTTCATTGAAAACAACTTAAAACAATGTGAAATCATCGACCCTCAAGTATCTGTTTCTTCTTCTATGAAAGATGCTAATATTGGTGAGATTGATTCTTTAGTTGATGCTATAGTTGAATCTATGAAATAA
- the arcC gene encoding carbamate kinase, which translates to MENKKRIVIALGGNALGDTLAEQMEAVKITAKNIVDLVENGCEVIVAHGNGPQVGFINNAMNEYTNNHNTGNPIPLSVCVAMSQAYIGYDLQNAIMEEFSNRNITVPPIATLITQVVVDENDPAFKNPTKPIGQFMTKEEGEAKAKELGWTVKEDAGRGYRRVVASPKPVAIAESTAIKAMLNEKALVICCGGGGIPVVKRGNHLKGMAAVIDKDFASAVLAKELDADMLIILTAVEKVAINFGKPDVKWLDSMTIEEAKKHCDDGQFAPGSMLPKVQACMQFVEATGKEAMITLLEKAKDAINGKTGTRVRK; encoded by the coding sequence ATGGAAAATAAAAAAAGAATAGTTATTGCTTTAGGCGGTAATGCTTTGGGAGATACTCTTGCAGAGCAAATGGAAGCTGTAAAAATAACTGCTAAAAACATAGTAGATTTAGTTGAAAATGGCTGTGAAGTAATAGTAGCACATGGTAATGGTCCTCAAGTTGGATTTATCAATAATGCTATGAATGAATATACTAATAATCATAATACTGGAAATCCTATACCTTTATCAGTATGTGTTGCTATGAGTCAGGCTTATATTGGTTATGATTTACAGAATGCTATTATGGAAGAGTTTTCTAATAGAAATATTACTGTTCCGCCAATAGCTACATTAATTACACAAGTAGTAGTTGATGAGAATGACCCTGCTTTCAAAAACCCTACAAAACCTATAGGTCAATTTATGACTAAAGAAGAGGGTGAGGCTAAGGCTAAAGAATTGGGCTGGACAGTAAAAGAAGATGCAGGAAGAGGATACAGAAGAGTTGTTGCTTCTCCTAAACCTGTTGCAATTGCAGAAAGCACTGCTATTAAAGCTATGCTTAATGAAAAGGCTTTAGTAATTTGCTGCGGAGGAGGCGGTATACCTGTTGTAAAAAGAGGCAATCATTTAAAGGGTATGGCTGCTGTTATAGATAAAGACTTTGCTTCTGCTGTACTTGCTAAAGAACTTGATGCTGATATGCTTATCATTTTAACAGCTGTAGAAAAAGTTGCTATTAACTTTGGTAAACCTGATGTTAAATGGCTTGATTCTATGACTATAGAAGAAGCTAAAAAACATTGCGATGACGGTCAATTTGCTCCTGGTTCTATGCTTCCAAAAGTACAAGCTTGTATGCAGTTTGTTGAAGCTACTGGAAAAGAAGCTATGATTACTTTGCTTGAAAAAGCTAAAGATGCTATTAATGGAAAAACTGGTACTAGAGTAAGAAAATAA
- a CDS encoding uracil-xanthine permease family protein: protein MSMNEKTQSALFEYEGVPKMTQAFPLAIQHVVAMIVGCVTPALIVSSAAGLKSGSPEQILLVQSSLVFAAISTIIMVFPIPITKNYHIGARLPMIIGVSFAYVSTMQSIARGPEGTGLGVRGLAIIFGAQVVGGIVAIIFGLAVEKIRKLFPPLIAGTVVFTVGLSLYPTAVRYMAGGSTLYSINGEVVPFGSWQYWTVAFITLIAVIFFNQFTKGFLKLASILMGLIIGYIAAFFFGMINFTSVINAGIFQAPKLIPFGIEFDPSAAIAIALLFAVNSVQAIGDFSATTSGGMGRMPTDKELKCGITAYGITNILSSVFGCLPTATYSQNVGIVATTKVVNRIVFLIAAIIILVAGLFPKFSALLTTIPSCVLGGATIMVFASIAMTGIKLVFTENMGPRNTLIVGLAVALGMGTVQVGGALDTFPAWAKTVFGSSPVVIATCVAIILNVILPKEEKK from the coding sequence ATGAGTATGAATGAAAAAACTCAAAGCGCCTTGTTTGAATATGAAGGCGTTCCAAAAATGACTCAAGCTTTCCCGCTAGCTATTCAACACGTAGTTGCTATGATTGTTGGTTGTGTAACTCCTGCTCTTATAGTATCATCTGCAGCTGGTCTTAAAAGCGGAAGTCCAGAGCAAATATTATTAGTTCAATCTTCATTAGTATTTGCTGCTATTTCTACAATAATTATGGTTTTTCCTATACCTATAACTAAGAATTATCATATAGGTGCTAGACTTCCTATGATTATTGGAGTTAGTTTTGCTTATGTATCTACTATGCAGTCTATTGCTAGAGGTCCTGAAGGCACTGGTCTTGGTGTTAGAGGTCTTGCAATCATTTTTGGTGCTCAAGTAGTAGGCGGTATTGTAGCTATAATATTTGGTTTAGCTGTTGAAAAAATTAGAAAACTATTTCCTCCTTTAATTGCTGGTACAGTAGTATTTACAGTTGGTCTTTCATTATATCCTACAGCTGTTAGATATATGGCTGGCGGAAGTACTTTATATAGCATAAACGGTGAAGTTGTTCCTTTTGGTTCTTGGCAGTATTGGACTGTTGCTTTCATTACTCTTATCGCTGTTATTTTCTTCAACCAATTTACTAAAGGATTTTTAAAATTAGCTTCTATACTTATGGGATTAATTATTGGTTATATAGCAGCATTTTTCTTTGGTATGATTAATTTTACAAGTGTTATTAATGCTGGTATTTTCCAAGCTCCTAAACTTATACCTTTTGGAATAGAGTTTGACCCTTCTGCTGCTATTGCTATAGCACTTTTATTTGCTGTTAACTCTGTTCAAGCTATTGGAGACTTCTCTGCTACTACTTCAGGCGGTATGGGAAGAATGCCTACTGATAAAGAATTAAAATGCGGTATCACTGCTTATGGTATTACTAATATATTATCTTCTGTATTTGGTTGTTTGCCAACTGCTACTTACAGCCAAAACGTTGGTATAGTTGCTACTACTAAAGTTGTTAATAGAATAGTATTTTTAATTGCTGCTATTATAATATTAGTTGCTGGTTTATTCCCTAAATTCTCAGCTTTACTTACTACTATACCTTCTTGTGTACTTGGCGGTGCTACTATAATGGTATTTGCTTCTATTGCTATGACTGGTATTAAATTGGTATTTACTGAAAATATGGGTCCTAGAAATACTTTAATAGTAGGTCTTGCTGTTGCTTTAGGTATGGGTACTGTTCAAGTTGGAGGAGCTTTAGATACTTTCCCTGCTTGGGCTAAAACTGTATTTGGAAGCAGCCCTGTTGTTATAGCTACTTGTGTTGCTATTATATTAAATGTTATTCTTCCTAAAGAAGAAAAAAAATAA
- a CDS encoding xanthine dehydrogenase family protein molybdopterin-binding subunit produces MKTFIKELKTSVPRVDALDKITGKTKYLNDIDFGNEVLYAKIVHSTKARAKILKINIPELPDGYFTVDYKDVPGKNAATMIISDWKPFAEDTVRYIGETILLIVGPDKNIVYDIAEKVKIEYQDLEPVLNIEDSKKLLGGAIYGDNNIFISFNAGYGDVDEAFKKAKTIIEETYYTPYQEHLYMEVNGAVGVWENGKVSIYSSTQCPYYVQKAASPVLGVEDVRVVAPPIGGGFGGKEHYPDVLASVVAVAANKAKKTVKLILDRQFDMAYSVKRQPAQIKTKIALDENNNITALDVVSDMDAGAYESSSRVIMQRCTYTAANVYHFPNVRVVGTLYATNNVPSCAFRGFGGPQAIFAIERTMDNIAKKINVDPIELKKKYFVKQNDPTITGGIFHDNIILPKMLDLALKESDYERKSKEYKNSMYKGIGISCFLHGCAFTGSGERDIIKAKLKLKKKGNKVTILTSNTEIGQGLHTTFRKIASYNLNIPLEDIDIAEYDTDIVPNTGPTVASRSVMIVGYLIQEASKKLKERWNESDEIEITEDYKHPTHLVDWDTNTLRGDAYPSYGLGINVVEVEIDKYTLEVKIVGVWAVFDCGYPIDEKIVEGQIKGGVAQALGWGALEKIVNKDGKFLQVKMSDYMIPTSLDLPEIKTYIMCEPYQYGPLGAKGIGEITFDGAASAYASAMENALKHHFTSIPILPENIAEVL; encoded by the coding sequence ATGAAAACTTTTATTAAAGAATTAAAAACATCTGTTCCTAGGGTAGACGCATTAGATAAAATAACAGGAAAGACTAAATATTTAAATGATATTGATTTTGGAAATGAAGTTCTATATGCCAAAATTGTGCATTCCACAAAGGCTAGAGCTAAAATATTAAAAATCAATATACCAGAGCTTCCTGATGGTTATTTTACTGTTGATTATAAAGATGTTCCTGGTAAAAATGCTGCTACTATGATTATATCTGACTGGAAACCATTTGCTGAGGATACTGTAAGATATATTGGAGAGACGATACTTCTCATTGTAGGGCCTGACAAGAATATAGTATATGATATAGCTGAAAAAGTAAAAATAGAATATCAAGATTTAGAGCCTGTATTGAATATTGAAGATTCCAAGAAACTGCTTGGAGGTGCAATATACGGTGATAACAACATATTTATTTCATTCAATGCGGGATATGGTGATGTTGATGAGGCATTTAAAAAAGCAAAGACTATAATAGAAGAAACTTATTATACACCATATCAAGAACACTTATATATGGAAGTTAATGGTGCTGTTGGAGTATGGGAAAACGGTAAAGTATCAATTTACTCTTCAACACAATGTCCATATTATGTACAAAAGGCTGCTTCTCCTGTGCTTGGCGTTGAAGATGTGAGGGTAGTAGCTCCGCCTATTGGGGGAGGATTTGGAGGAAAAGAACATTATCCAGATGTTTTAGCTTCAGTAGTTGCCGTTGCTGCTAACAAAGCCAAAAAAACTGTAAAACTTATATTAGACAGACAATTTGACATGGCTTATAGTGTAAAAAGACAGCCTGCTCAAATAAAAACAAAAATAGCTCTTGATGAAAATAATAATATTACTGCTCTTGATGTTGTATCAGACATGGACGCTGGTGCTTATGAATCAAGCTCAAGGGTTATTATGCAAAGATGTACTTATACTGCTGCCAATGTATATCATTTTCCTAATGTTAGAGTTGTAGGAACATTATATGCTACCAACAATGTACCTAGCTGTGCATTCAGAGGATTTGGCGGACCTCAGGCTATATTTGCCATAGAAAGAACTATGGATAATATTGCAAAAAAAATAAATGTTGATCCTATAGAACTTAAAAAGAAATATTTCGTTAAACAAAATGACCCAACAATAACAGGAGGTATATTCCACGATAATATAATACTTCCTAAAATGCTTGATTTAGCTTTAAAAGAATCTGATTATGAGAGAAAATCCAAAGAGTATAAAAACTCTATGTATAAAGGAATAGGAATATCTTGTTTCTTGCATGGATGTGCTTTTACTGGAAGCGGTGAAAGAGATATAATAAAAGCTAAATTAAAATTAAAGAAAAAAGGAAATAAAGTAACAATACTTACTTCAAATACAGAAATAGGTCAGGGTCTTCATACTACATTTAGAAAAATAGCTTCATACAATTTAAATATTCCATTAGAAGATATTGACATAGCTGAATATGATACTGACATTGTTCCAAATACTGGTCCTACTGTAGCTTCACGTTCTGTGATGATAGTAGGATATTTGATACAAGAGGCTTCTAAAAAATTAAAAGAAAGATGGAACGAGTCTGATGAAATAGAAATAACAGAAGATTATAAACACCCTACGCATTTAGTAGATTGGGATACTAATACTTTAAGGGGAGATGCTTATCCGAGCTATGGACTTGGAATAAATGTTGTTGAAGTGGAAATAGATAAATACACATTAGAAGTAAAGATTGTAGGAGTATGGGCGGTATTTGACTGCGGATATCCTATAGATGAAAAGATTGTTGAGGGGCAGATAAAAGGAGGAGTTGCTCAGGCACTTGGCTGGGGAGCTTTAGAGAAGATAGTAAATAAAGATGGAAAATTCCTTCAAGTAAAGATGTCAGATTATATGATACCTACTTCTTTGGATTTGCCTGAAATAAAAACTTATATAATGTGCGAACCTTATCAATATGGACCATTGGGTGCTAAGGGAATAGGGGAGATAACTTTTGACGGTGCTGCTAGTGCTTATGCTTCTGCTATGGAAAATGCTTTGAAACATCATTTTACAAGCATACCTATATTACCAGAAAATATTGCGGAGGTGTTGTGA
- a CDS encoding XdhC family protein — protein sequence MTLKNTLNEAIKLLELNREIILINIIKSSGSSPRTSDAMMIAYFDENNNKKTLSTIGGGILEFKVLNDAFTLLETKSNDKKNYSLTNEESGGVGMLCGGNVEIDFKYINKNNKEIIEKLIEEENKKNSNVYIFGAGHVSLDLVDILNKLSFNCIVIDDREEFANKERFYNAYKIIVDDYENVFNKINITEKDYIIIVTRGHSYDYIVEKNALKTNAYYIGMIGSSKKIAALHNRLKEEEKYTDEMIKKVHAPIGMQIGAESTEEIAVSIAAELILKRAIFENRRKIKK from the coding sequence ATGACACTAAAAAATACTTTAAATGAAGCTATTAAATTATTAGAACTAAATAGAGAAATAATACTAATAAATATAATAAAATCTAGCGGTTCATCACCTAGAACTTCTGATGCTATGATGATTGCATATTTTGATGAAAACAATAATAAAAAAACTCTATCTACTATAGGAGGAGGAATATTAGAGTTTAAAGTTTTAAATGATGCTTTCACCCTACTAGAAACAAAATCAAATGACAAAAAAAATTATTCTCTCACTAATGAAGAATCTGGCGGAGTTGGCATGCTTTGCGGAGGAAATGTAGAAATTGATTTTAAATATATAAATAAAAATAACAAAGAAATTATAGAAAAATTAATAGAAGAAGAAAATAAAAAAAACAGTAATGTATATATATTTGGAGCTGGGCATGTCTCATTAGACTTAGTTGATATACTTAACAAGTTATCATTTAATTGTATTGTAATTGATGACAGAGAAGAGTTTGCAAATAAAGAGAGATTTTATAATGCATACAAAATTATAGTAGATGATTATGAGAATGTATTTAATAAAATAAATATCACAGAAAAAGATTATATAATTATAGTAACTAGAGGACATAGTTATGATTATATAGTAGAAAAAAATGCTCTAAAAACAAATGCTTATTATATTGGAATGATAGGAAGCAGTAAAAAAATAGCTGCACTACATAATAGATTAAAAGAAGAAGAAAAATATACAGATGAAATGATAAAAAAAGTTCATGCTCCAATAGGTATGCAAATAGGAGCAGAATCTACAGAAGAGATAGCTGTAAGCATAGCAGCAGAGCTAATATTAAAAAGAGCAATATTTGAAAATAGAAGGAAAATAAAAAAATAA